CACCGCACGCCCGCAGCTGCTTGACAACTTACGGCCCTGGGATGTCTAGCGCCCCGGTGTAGAGAATCCTTCTAACTGGCGGAGATGGCTTTCTGTCTGTCAGAGAACCGCCGGTTGGAGATTTGCGATGCCCGACCTAGTGGATGTCCTGGCTGCGGTGCGCCGGGGCATGATCCCCGCCCACATCTACAACGACGCCGAGATCTTCGCCCTCGAACGAGAGCGGATCTTCGGCCGGTCCTGGATCTTCGTCGGACACGAGTCGGAGGTTCCGCTCGATGGTGACTACGTGGTCAGGCGCGTGCTCGACGATTCGTTCGTCATCGCACGCGACTCCAAGGGCGAGATCAGGGCGATGTTCAACATGTGCCTGCACCGGGGCATGCAGGTGTGCCGCGCGGAGATGGGCAACGCGTCGAACTTCCGGTGCCCGTATCACGGGTGGTCGTACCGCAATGACGGACGCATCCTCGGCTTGCCGTTTCATCAGGAGGCCTATGGAGGTGAGCAAGGGTTCAAGAAGCGCGGTCAGACGCTGCTGCCCGCCCCGAGCCTCGCCAGCTACAACGGACTGATTTTCATCAGCCTGGACGCCAACGCTGAACCCCTCGAGGACTATCTCGGCGACTTCCGGTTCTACCTCGACTACTACTCGAGGCAGAGCTCGGCCGGTTTGGAGGTCCGCGGTCCTCAGCGATGGCGCATCAACGCCAACTGGAAGATCGGCGCCGAGAACTTCGCCGGCGACATGTATCACACCCCGCAGACGCACACCTCCGTCGTGGAGATCGGCTTGTTCCGTGAGCCCAAGGCGGAAAAGCGCAAGGACGGCGCCACCTACTGGGCCGGGGTCGGCGGGGGCACCACCTACAAACTGCCGCCCGGCGATTTCCGGGAGCGGATGCGCTACGTCGGCTACACCGACGACATGATCGCGCGCATCGAACAGATCTGGTCCTCGGATCAGCAGAAGCTGGTCGGCGGCGACGGCTTCATGATCTCGGCGGCGTCCTGCTTCCCGAACATGAGCCTGGTGCACAACTGGCCGAAGGTGGAGGACGGTGACAGTGTCCTGCCGTTCATCTCGCTGCGGACGTGGCAACCCATCGACGAACACGAAACCGAGGTGTACTCCTGGTTCGCCGTCGACGCCGCGGCACCTGAGGAGTACAAGAAGAAGTCCTACAAGGCCTACTTGATGTGCTTCGGCTCGACGGGCATGTTCGAGCAGGACGATGTCGAGAACTGGGTGTCGCTGACCAACACCGCGGCCGGATCGATGGCGCGGCGTCTGCAGCTCAACAGTCGGATGGGGTTGCTCGAGGACGATACACCTGTCGGAAAGCGCCTGCCACCCAACGAATTTCATGGCCCAGGCGTAGCGCAGGTCGGCTACAACGAAGCCAATCAGCGTGCTCTGCTGCGATTGTGGGCCGACCAGGTGGAGCGTCCGGTCGAGGCCTCGGCGACGGTCGCGGTCGGGACGTGCGCCGACGGGATCGAGCCACTGGTACAGACAGCCAGCCTTCCGGTTACAGATCGAGCGCGGGTATGACTGCGCCGCAGCATGATCGAGGGGCCGGGTTTCGCCGCTTCGGGCGCGGCGAGACGTACTCCGAGCAGTCGGTACTCGGCGACCACGCGGCGCGTGACCGTCGCGTCGGAAGCACACTGCCCTTCAGCGATGAGCGCCACCTGCGCGCCCACCAGTTCCTCGTCGATGAGACATACCTGCTCGATGCTCAGGCGTACGACGAGTGGTTGGACTTGTTCACCGACGACGTGCACTACGTGATGCCGGTGCGAGTTTCGACCGCGTTGGGCACCGGGTACGACTCGTCGCCGGGCATGGCTCACTTCGACGAAAACAAGTACTCGTTGGGCCGCCGGGTCGCCCGGTTCCGCACCGAGCATGCGTGGACGGAGGATCCGCCGTCTCGACTACGGCACTACATCACCAACGTGCGCACTTTTGCGACCCCCAAGGATGACCACCTCATCGTCGACTCGGCCGAGCTGCTGTTCCGTAGCCGCGGCGATGTCAACGAAGCCGCGACCGTGTCGTGTGGCCGTGAAGACCTGCTGCGGCGCGAAGGAGACCGCTGGAAGATCGCCCGGCGCACGATCTTCATCGACGAGTCGGTCATCCGCATGCAGAACCTGGCGATCTTCCTATGAGTACCGGAGACGACCGGACGTCGGCACTGCCGCAGAGTCTGCTCGACGCCCGCGTCGGCGATCCGATCGTCATCGCGAACGAGTTCAGTGCCACCGAGGTCTACCGGATCGAGACTCGTAACGGGACGCGGCTGCTCATCACGTCACCTCGCACGGGACGCTGGATCACCCTCGACGCGTTGGAGGTGGAAGCCCTGACTTGGCAGAACACGGCCACACTCGAGGCGATGATCAGCAACCCCCACGCGCCGCTGATCCCCGACGCCGAGGACGACCGATGACCGGATGGCTCGACGGCAAACGTGCGCTGATCGTCGGGGCCGGATCCGGTATCGGCCGAGCCGTCGTGGACGCGTTTCGCCACGAGGGCGCGCAGTTGATGGCGCTGGAACGTGACGCCGACAAGTGCATCGCGCTGCGCGACGAAGTCCCCGACGTACCCGTGATCGAGGGTGACGCGACGACGAGGTCAGCCAACGTCGACGCGGTCGACGCCGCCGTCGACGCGTTTGGCGGCCTGGACACCTTGGTCAACTGTGTTGGCGTATTCGACTTCTACCAAGGCCTGACCGACATCGCCGAGGACAGCCTCGACGCGGCCTTCGAGGAGATGTTCCGAGTCAACGTGTTGAGCCATCTGCAGTCGGTCAAGGCGGCAGTCTCGGCCTTGCAGCGCGGGACTGGATCGTCGATAGTGCTCGCGGAGTCGGCATCCTCGTTCTATCCCGGCCGCGGCGGGGTTCTCTACGTTTCGTCGAAGTTCGCGGTCCGCGGTTTGGTCACCAGCCTCGCCTATGAACTAGCGCCCCACATCCGGGTCAACGGTGTCGCGCCGGGCGGCACGGTCAAGACCGATCTGCGAGGCTTGACCGCGTTGGGCCAGAGCGAGTTTCGACTCGGTGACGGTCCCGATCGCGCCGATGGTCTGAAGGCGCGAACTCCCCTGAACGTGGCGTTGACGGCCGAAGATCACGCATGGAGTTTTGTGTATCTGGCTTCCGATCGCGCACGCGGAATCACCGGGGACACTTTGCATCCCGACGGCGGGTATGGGCTCGCGCCTAGTCCATCGCCGACGAAGGTCATGTGATCGTGACAACCGCCGGCGGACCGATGCCGCAATACCCGATCGAATCGGTGGACAACGCGTTGAAGGTCGTACTACTTCTCGCGGAACGGGGCGAACTGCGGTTGACCGACGTGAGCGACTATCTCGGCGTCGCATCCTCGAGCGCCCACCGAATGTTGGCGATGTTGCTCTATCGCGGTTTCGTCCAACAAGACCCGAAGACAAAGATCTACACCGCAGGCACTGCGCTGACGAAGATCGCCTTCTCGATTACCCGTCGTCTGGACTTCCTGGCGCCGCTGCGTCCGTATCTGGAAAAGCTCAGCTCCACGCTCGATGAGACGGTGCACCTGTCGATGCTCGACAACACGGCGGTCTGTTTCGTGGACGCGATCGAAGGCTCGAAGGTGGCGCGGACCGCGTCACGGGTGGGTATGGCGCTGCCCGCGAGTACGACCGCGTCCGGAAAGGCGATGCTCGCCGGCCTGTCGCTTGCTGAAATCGAGAAGCTCTATCCGACCGAAGAACTCGTCACCCTCACTGACCGCAGCATCAAGACCAAAGCCGGATTGCTACGAGAGCTCGCACAGATCCGGCGGCGCGGTTACGCGTGCAGCTCTGAGGAGAGCGAGGCGGATGTCTCGTCGATTGCGGTTGCGTTCCCGGTTCGGGAAGGGCTGCCGCACCTGGCCTTCAGCACAGCGATACCGCGTCCGCGGATGAGTCCGACGGACAAGCGTCGCATCGGCGAGATCGTGATGGGTGTGGTCGACGATGCGGCGCAGCTGCTGAAAACCTAGGCTGTTCAACCGCGCTCAGGCGGCGTGGCGGTCCGGCCGTGGGCCGTCGATGATGCCGCTGGCGAAGGCGTCGGACGCCTTGCGGGGGTGGCCGCTGAGCATGTTGAGCTTGATCGCGAACATCTGCGCGTTCCCGCTCGCACCGTACGAGTACGGCTGCCTGCGGCGGATGTCGGCGCCTGCGTTCTTGATGACGAGGTGGACCTCGTCGTCCGGGTGACCGGGCGAGCGAGTGACGTCGACCTTCGCGCTGAGCCCGCCGACGGGCAGTCGTTTGGCGTCGCGGCGAGAGCCGACGATGAGATAGCTGGGGGTCAACCGCAGGTCATCCCACGACATCAGCACGCCGTCCACGCGATTTTGACGCTGTTGGTATTGCTCCAAAACGAACGCGATGGCCATCAGTATCGCCAGCGGGATGGCTATCGCTCCGATCCACGCGTGCCCTAAAAATGGGTCCATCGTTCCCCCCTTCACATGGATGCCTGGGTCCAAATGAATTCATCGAC
The sequence above is drawn from the Mycobacterium gallinarum genome and encodes:
- a CDS encoding IclR family transcriptional regulator, whose translation is MTTAGGPMPQYPIESVDNALKVVLLLAERGELRLTDVSDYLGVASSSAHRMLAMLLYRGFVQQDPKTKIYTAGTALTKIAFSITRRLDFLAPLRPYLEKLSSTLDETVHLSMLDNTAVCFVDAIEGSKVARTASRVGMALPASTTASGKAMLAGLSLAEIEKLYPTEELVTLTDRSIKTKAGLLRELAQIRRRGYACSSEESEADVSSIAVAFPVREGLPHLAFSTAIPRPRMSPTDKRRIGEIVMGVVDDAAQLLKT
- a CDS encoding aromatic ring-hydroxylating dioxygenase subunit alpha; amino-acid sequence: MPDLVDVLAAVRRGMIPAHIYNDAEIFALERERIFGRSWIFVGHESEVPLDGDYVVRRVLDDSFVIARDSKGEIRAMFNMCLHRGMQVCRAEMGNASNFRCPYHGWSYRNDGRILGLPFHQEAYGGEQGFKKRGQTLLPAPSLASYNGLIFISLDANAEPLEDYLGDFRFYLDYYSRQSSAGLEVRGPQRWRINANWKIGAENFAGDMYHTPQTHTSVVEIGLFREPKAEKRKDGATYWAGVGGGTTYKLPPGDFRERMRYVGYTDDMIARIEQIWSSDQQKLVGGDGFMISAASCFPNMSLVHNWPKVEDGDSVLPFISLRTWQPIDEHETEVYSWFAVDAAAPEEYKKKSYKAYLMCFGSTGMFEQDDVENWVSLTNTAAGSMARRLQLNSRMGLLEDDTPVGKRLPPNEFHGPGVAQVGYNEANQRALLRLWADQVERPVEASATVAVGTCADGIEPLVQTASLPVTDRARV
- a CDS encoding dihydrodiol dehydrogenase, with the protein product MSTGDDRTSALPQSLLDARVGDPIVIANEFSATEVYRIETRNGTRLLITSPRTGRWITLDALEVEALTWQNTATLEAMISNPHAPLIPDAEDDR
- the hcaB gene encoding 3-(cis-5,6-dihydroxycyclohexa-1,3-dien-1-yl)propanoate dehydrogenase is translated as MTGWLDGKRALIVGAGSGIGRAVVDAFRHEGAQLMALERDADKCIALRDEVPDVPVIEGDATTRSANVDAVDAAVDAFGGLDTLVNCVGVFDFYQGLTDIAEDSLDAAFEEMFRVNVLSHLQSVKAAVSALQRGTGSSIVLAESASSFYPGRGGVLYVSSKFAVRGLVTSLAYELAPHIRVNGVAPGGTVKTDLRGLTALGQSEFRLGDGPDRADGLKARTPLNVALTAEDHAWSFVYLASDRARGITGDTLHPDGGYGLAPSPSPTKVM
- a CDS encoding 3-phenylpropionate/cinnamic acid dioxygenase subunit beta, coding for MTAPQHDRGAGFRRFGRGETYSEQSVLGDHAARDRRVGSTLPFSDERHLRAHQFLVDETYLLDAQAYDEWLDLFTDDVHYVMPVRVSTALGTGYDSSPGMAHFDENKYSLGRRVARFRTEHAWTEDPPSRLRHYITNVRTFATPKDDHLIVDSAELLFRSRGDVNEAATVSCGREDLLRREGDRWKIARRTIFIDESVIRMQNLAIFL